The following DNA comes from Lentibacillus sp. Marseille-P4043.
TGGTGGAATCGGGTTATTCCTTATTTTGAACAGTTAAATAGTGACATCAATTTCGATTTAGTTTTTAGTGTGAGTGCTGCCGCAAACTCTTTGGTAAAGAAAAAGGTCAACTATAATATCCCTTTCGTATTTCAAGCCCACGGAACGTCTTTAGGAGAATTCAAAACAAAACTGCAATTGGGATGGAAAAAGAAATTAAGCAGCTTGAAAAATGTGTATGGCTATATTTTAGATTTATTATCTATTCCCAAGTATGATCTTGTTATTACAGTAGGTGAGAAAGTATATAAAGATTATTTGGACTCATTTATTAAACTAAATAATAAGGTTATCTTAATTAACAATGCAATTGATACAGATAAATTTAGATATGATGAAAACAGCTATAAGAATGTAAGGCATCACCTAAATATTCCTTTGGAAGCGGAAGTGTATATTTCGACATCTAGATTACACGCTGAAAAAGGAGTAAAGCAATCGATAGATATATTTAATGAAATCAGAAAAAACTTTAATAATTCCTATTTTCTTGTTATTGGTGATGGTCCCGAGAAAAACAACCTCGAAAATCAAGTATCTCAACTAGGATTACAGGACAATGTTTTGTTTTTGGGAGAAATTCAGAGAGACGAGTTAAATAAATATTATAGTTGTTCAAACTATATGTTATTTTCCACATTAAGACAGGAAGTTGGTCTTACACTAACTTTATTGGAAGCAATGTCAAGTTCAATAATTTGCTTTGTTTCAGAATTTGTAAAGAGTAATGAGAATTTTCCATTAGTAACAATTAGGCCTAATGATGTAATGTATTCATCAGAAAAAGTTATAAAATATATAAAAAAAGATAATTTAAATCTAGATATTGAATCAGGAAAGAATATGATAATAGATAAATATTCTGTAAGTAAATGGGCTGTAAGGTATATACAAGCGTTTAAAAACTTAAAACGACATAACAAAGGTGAATAAAATATGAAATATGACTTTATAATAATATCAACAGCGGATTGGAATAATCCATTTTGGACAAATAAGCAGCATATTGCTAAAAGACTCGCTGATAGAGGTCATAGAGTTTTATATGTGGATTCAATAGGACTTAGACGTCCTTCTGTTAATAAAAGGGATGTAAAAAGAATATTCTCGAAGCTCAAGAAGTTCACGCAAGGATTTAAGAAAAAACAAAATAATCTTTGGATTTGGTCGCCTGTAGTTTTGCCATTACATGGAAACGTGTTTGTAAGAAAATTAAATTTTAAGTTATTAGAACTATTTCTGAAAAGATATTCTAAAAAATTGAAATTCAACAATATTATTTTATGGGTTTACAACCCATTAACACAATCATTAATTGGAAAATTAAATGAAAAATTGTCAGTATACCATTGTGTTGATGAATTGGCTGAACAACCAGGTATGCCAATTCAAACTTTAAAAAGTGAAGAATCTACACTACTAGAAAAAGTTGACTTAGTATATGCCACCTCACTAAATCTTTATAATTTAAAAAGAAGGTTTAATAAACATACCTATTATAGTCCTAATGTAGCAGACTTTGCCCATTTTAATAAAGCCATCACAGACAATTTTGAAAGACCAAAAGAATTTAAGAATATTTCTGGTCCTATAGTAGGATTCATTGGTGCAATCAGTAGTTATAAACTCAATTTTGATCTAATAGAGTCTGTAGCTAAAATGAATCCTGAATTAAATTTCATTTTTATAGGTCAAATAGGTGAAGGAGAGCCTAGTACTAATATTGAAAAGCTTACAAACATCAAAAATGTTTTCTTTTTAGGTCCAAAAGACTATAGAATGTTACCGAGATATCTAAAAGAATTTGATGTTTGTCTGTTACCAAACAATTTAAATGAGTATACAAAGAATATGTTCCCCATGAAATTTTTTGAGTACCTTGCCGCCGGGAAACCAGTGGTTATGACTCCTCTTGATGCATTAAAGGATTATTATGATTTATGTTATGTTGGTCATGATAGTTTATCCTTCTCTGAAGCAATTCAAAAAGCTATAAATGAAAAAGATGAAACGATCATTCAAAAAAGGATTCAAGAGGCTAAAAAGCATGATTGGGAGTCAAGAATTAATAAAATGTTAAGAATAGTTAATGAAAAAGTGTCAGAATTGGAGATTTAACATGGATATTGCGATTGTAGTAAGGTCTTTTCATAATAATGGTGGTATTTCAAAGCATTCTGTAGAATTAGCTGAATTTCTGGTAAAAAAACATAATGTTCACGTGGTAACAAACTATTGGGATGAATCACTAGATATTGTAAAGAAAATAACAATGCACAAAGTAAATAAACCTAAGAAAAATTTGATAATGGATTTTCTTTTATTTATTATTTATTCAACGCTATATCTAATTAAGAATAGGTCAAAGTTTGATTTGATTGTCTCAAATGGCTGCGGCACGACTTTAGTACATGATATTCTTGTAGAGCATAGCTTTCACAGTGGCTGGATAAATTACAAGATTAAACATCAAAAAGGCATAAAAAGTAAACTATGGTTTTTGAATCCAATGCATTCAATTAATTTAATTGTAGAAAATATAAATTATCGTAAGGCAAAATTTGTAGTTGCTATTTCAAATGTAGTAAAAGATCAAGTTTTAAAAAAGTATAATATTAAGTCTGATAACATAAAGGTCATTTATAACGGGGTTAATTGCAGGCAATTTATAACGGAAAATAAAACTTATAACAGACATAAATTAATACGTGAATTAGGGTTGAATGATAATGATAAAATATTGTTGTTTATAGGCTGGGAATTAGAAAGAAAAGGGTTTGGAACAATTATAAAGGCTTTAGATACAATCAAAAGAGATGATATAAAACTGTTAGTAGTGGGGAGCGATGCCAATAGTCGTATAAAGTCGATTATTGAAAGCAAAGGTCTTAAAAATCATGTGATGTTTTTAGGTAAAAGAAATAATACTGACTATTATTATTCTGCTGCTGATTTATTTGTATTTCCAACTTATTATGAAGCTTTTGGTTTAGTTATTTTGGAATCATTAGCTTGTGGTACGCCTGTAATTACTAGTAAAATAGCCGGAGCAGCTGAATTGATTACTCATCAGAAAGAAGGATTATTATTGAATGATCCAAGTAATGCTTCGGAGTTGACAGAACAGTTACTTCATGTAGTCGATGATTCCCAAGGGATCTATAGAATGGGGCAGAATGGAAGAAAACTTGCTGAAGAATATGATTGGAATAAGGTATGTGCTCAATATGAAGAAACGTTATTAAAAACATGGGAGAGAATGAAAGTTGAATAAGAAAAATTGGATTTCTTTCCTAATCCTTTTTATAGGTAATTTTATTAGTAAAGCTTTGGGACTAGTAAGAGAGTTATTGATTGCTTTTTTATTTGGAACATCTTCAGTTGCTGATGCCATAAGGATTGCTCAACACGTATTTCTAGTGCCTTTAAGTATGCTCTCGAGCGAAGCAAGTTCAAGTTCATTTATTCCACAGTATAGAAAATATTTGAAACAAAATGATAAAGAATCGGCCCAATCATTATATAGTTTAATTCTTATTATATTTGTGTTTTTTTCTTTGATTTTCACAGTTATAGCTTTGTTATATACTGAGGATATAATATTACTTTTTGTCTCAGATGTTTCCAATGAAGTATTAGAGTATTCTAAGGTAATTTTTATACCAATGACGTTATGCACAATATTTTATACATTATCTATATTGTTTATATGGAAATTACAAGCAGATGATAACTTTTATTTGCTATCCGCTAGACCGATAGTACAAAACTTATCCTTTATTTTGTTTATGATCATTAGTTCTTTTCTATTTATGCCTTCTTTAATTGGATGGGGCTTTTCGTTTGCATATATTATTATCGTTATATTTTCATTGATTATGTATAGGGACTCCTTAAAACCTATTATAAAAATAAATGAAGGTAGAATTTTATTAGGTAATTTTTTCAAGGAATATAAGTATCTAATTTTAGTAGTTTTAATATTTCAGGGGTTATTTGTTCTGGAAAGATATTTTGCTTCGGCAATTGGAGAAGGTGCTATAGCTGCTTTAGATTATGCCAAATTTGCTGTGGAATCTCCACATTTTATGATTGGTGTACCAATTGCAACCATAGCACTTAATTATTTTTCCGGTTCAAAATTAAATGAACATGGTCAAGTAACCATCCAATTAAGTAAGGTTTTGGCATTAATTCTATTACCAATTGGAATAATGTTACTTCCGTTTTCTGAGATATTAATGAAATTGCTGTATTTAAGGGGAGAGTTTGACCAAACTTCTCTTGAATTAACTCAAATTGGTTTTAAGGGATATATACTTGGTTTGTGGGCAATGTCAGGTTCTTTAGTTTTACAGAAAATTTATAATGCTAGTCTAAATAGTAAAAAGTTAATTGGATATTTACTTATAAGTTTTGTAATAAGTATTGTTAGCAATGTTTTACTAATTAATAAATTAGGATTGTTTGGTATAGGTTTTTCAACAAGTTTGTTTTATGCTACTTATTTACTTTTAATGATTTTTGGTTTAGGTGTTTTTAAAAATGTGTATAAATATTTTGTGGTCGGAATTGTAAGTAGTATATTTTTATATTTATCCTATATTACCTTTGACAATTTGATAATATTCATCTTAGGTTTTTTAATTTACTACGTTATTGTTTGTGTGAAATTCAAATTTGTTTTTCGACAACTACTTATTAAAATAAAAAAGAAATATTAGCCATAGAACCCATTTATCGAATCGTAGGGGTACCTTTGATATTCGTAAAATGTTGATTTTTCTGCTTTATAAAAGGATTATTAGAAGTGTTAAATAAATTATAGTAAACCAATGAATCATAAAATTTAGGTGTGGAGTGACTAAAATGAAAGTAGCTATTGTACATGATTGGTTAGTTACATACGCAGGAGCAGAAAAAGTACTGGAAGAAATATTAAATATTTATCCTGACGCGGATTTGTTTAGCCTTGTTGATTTTATAGATAGCAAGAGTAGAGGTTTTATAAAGAATAAAAAAGTTAATACATCCTTTATACAAAAGCTACCATTTGCTAGGAAGAAATATAGAAACTATTTACCACTCATGCCATTGGCTATTGAACAGTTAGATGTATCGAAATATGATGTAATTATATCAAGTTCACACGCGGTTGCAAAGGGCATCATCACAGGTCCAGATCAACTACACATATCATATGTACATTCGCCAATTCGATATGCATGGGATTTACAACATCAGTATTTAAAAGAATCGAAAATGGGTAAAGGTTTAAAAGGTGCGATTACAAGGCTTATTTTACACAAGATCCGAAATTGGGATTACAGGACTTCTAATGGAGTGGATTACTTTTTGTCTAATTCTGATTTTATAGGTAGAAGAGTTTGGAAGGTGTATCGGCGAAAATCGAAAACGATATATCCTCCAGTAGATGTATCTGCCTTTTCTTTACATGAGCAAAAAGAAAATTTTTATTTTACTGCATCAAGGATGGTACCATATAAAAAAATTGATATTATCGTAGATGCATTTTCGAGGATGCCGGATAAAGAATTGGTTGTGATCGGCGATGGGCCGGATTTCAAAAAAATAATGAGTAAGGCGAGTTCTAATGTAACATTACTTGGGTATCAGTCTTTTAAAGTACTTAAGGATCATATGCAACGTGCCAAGGCCTTTGTTTTTGCAGCTGAAGAAGATTTTGGAATTACTCCTGTTGAAGCGCAAGCCTGTGGAACCCCAGTTATAGCGTTTGGAAAAGGTGGTTCCAGGGAAACAGTAAGCGGTTTAAATGAAAATAATAAACCTACAGGAGTGTTTTTTCATGAACAAACATCGGATGCAATTATAAAGGCGGTTAACAAATTTGAAGAAAACCAATCTATGATATCTTTGATGGA
Coding sequences within:
- a CDS encoding glycosyltransferase family 4 protein; translation: MEHVANELAEQLSAMGHNIAFITTSFSEGQKDLIHLKKNGYEIFSIPNTKPMSYSRSWWNRVIPYFEQLNSDINFDLVFSVSAAANSLVKKKVNYNIPFVFQAHGTSLGEFKTKLQLGWKKKLSSLKNVYGYILDLLSIPKYDLVITVGEKVYKDYLDSFIKLNNKVILINNAIDTDKFRYDENSYKNVRHHLNIPLEAEVYISTSRLHAEKGVKQSIDIFNEIRKNFNNSYFLVIGDGPEKNNLENQVSQLGLQDNVLFLGEIQRDELNKYYSCSNYMLFSTLRQEVGLTLTLLEAMSSSIICFVSEFVKSNENFPLVTIRPNDVMYSSEKVIKYIKKDNLNLDIESGKNMIIDKYSVSKWAVRYIQAFKNLKRHNKGE
- a CDS encoding glycosyltransferase gives rise to the protein MKYDFIIISTADWNNPFWTNKQHIAKRLADRGHRVLYVDSIGLRRPSVNKRDVKRIFSKLKKFTQGFKKKQNNLWIWSPVVLPLHGNVFVRKLNFKLLELFLKRYSKKLKFNNIILWVYNPLTQSLIGKLNEKLSVYHCVDELAEQPGMPIQTLKSEESTLLEKVDLVYATSLNLYNLKRRFNKHTYYSPNVADFAHFNKAITDNFERPKEFKNISGPIVGFIGAISSYKLNFDLIESVAKMNPELNFIFIGQIGEGEPSTNIEKLTNIKNVFFLGPKDYRMLPRYLKEFDVCLLPNNLNEYTKNMFPMKFFEYLAAGKPVVMTPLDALKDYYDLCYVGHDSLSFSEAIQKAINEKDETIIQKRIQEAKKHDWESRINKMLRIVNEKVSELEI
- a CDS encoding glycosyltransferase family 4 protein is translated as MDIAIVVRSFHNNGGISKHSVELAEFLVKKHNVHVVTNYWDESLDIVKKITMHKVNKPKKNLIMDFLLFIIYSTLYLIKNRSKFDLIVSNGCGTTLVHDILVEHSFHSGWINYKIKHQKGIKSKLWFLNPMHSINLIVENINYRKAKFVVAISNVVKDQVLKKYNIKSDNIKVIYNGVNCRQFITENKTYNRHKLIRELGLNDNDKILLFIGWELERKGFGTIIKALDTIKRDDIKLLVVGSDANSRIKSIIESKGLKNHVMFLGKRNNTDYYYSAADLFVFPTYYEAFGLVILESLACGTPVITSKIAGAAELITHQKEGLLLNDPSNASELTEQLLHVVDDSQGIYRMGQNGRKLAEEYDWNKVCAQYEETLLKTWERMKVE
- the murJ gene encoding murein biosynthesis integral membrane protein MurJ, whose amino-acid sequence is MNKKNWISFLILFIGNFISKALGLVRELLIAFLFGTSSVADAIRIAQHVFLVPLSMLSSEASSSSFIPQYRKYLKQNDKESAQSLYSLILIIFVFFSLIFTVIALLYTEDIILLFVSDVSNEVLEYSKVIFIPMTLCTIFYTLSILFIWKLQADDNFYLLSARPIVQNLSFILFMIISSFLFMPSLIGWGFSFAYIIIVIFSLIMYRDSLKPIIKINEGRILLGNFFKEYKYLILVVLIFQGLFVLERYFASAIGEGAIAALDYAKFAVESPHFMIGVPIATIALNYFSGSKLNEHGQVTIQLSKVLALILLPIGIMLLPFSEILMKLLYLRGEFDQTSLELTQIGFKGYILGLWAMSGSLVLQKIYNASLNSKKLIGYLLISFVISIVSNVLLINKLGLFGIGFSTSLFYATYLLLMIFGLGVFKNVYKYFVVGIVSSIFLYLSYITFDNLIIFILGFLIYYVIVCVKFKFVFRQLLIKIKKKY
- a CDS encoding glycosyltransferase family 4 protein, which encodes MKVAIVHDWLVTYAGAEKVLEEILNIYPDADLFSLVDFIDSKSRGFIKNKKVNTSFIQKLPFARKKYRNYLPLMPLAIEQLDVSKYDVIISSSHAVAKGIITGPDQLHISYVHSPIRYAWDLQHQYLKESKMGKGLKGAITRLILHKIRNWDYRTSNGVDYFLSNSDFIGRRVWKVYRRKSKTIYPPVDVSAFSLHEQKENFYFTASRMVPYKKIDIIVDAFSRMPDKELVVIGDGPDFKKIMSKASSNVTLLGYQSFKVLKDHMQRAKAFVFAAEEDFGITPVEAQACGTPVIAFGKGGSRETVSGLNENNKPTGVFFHEQTSDAIIKAVNKFEENQSMISLMDCRENAIRFSPERFRNELKTFVESRFDKYNSK